In one Modestobacter sp. L9-4 genomic region, the following are encoded:
- a CDS encoding cupin domain-containing protein: MTSTHTGTHPLGVVTAPLLTDPSTQTAVQFLGGLVHLRAGSADTEGAWALLEHTGDRGYMSPLHVHDADEETFLVLDGELRVEVGGERLAVGAGGLALLPRGQAHGFVVTSPSARFLTLHTPGGFDRFVAEVGLPLDAPAGGPPDPAELTRIAAGHGIQIVGPPLLP, from the coding sequence ATGACATCGACGCACACCGGCACCCACCCCCTCGGCGTGGTCACCGCACCCCTGCTCACCGACCCCTCGACCCAGACCGCCGTGCAGTTCCTCGGCGGCCTGGTCCACCTGCGGGCCGGCTCCGCCGACACCGAGGGCGCCTGGGCGCTGCTCGAGCACACCGGCGACCGCGGGTACATGTCCCCGCTGCACGTCCACGACGCCGACGAGGAGACCTTCCTGGTGCTCGACGGCGAGCTGCGGGTGGAGGTCGGGGGCGAGCGGCTGGCCGTCGGCGCCGGCGGGCTGGCCCTGCTCCCCCGCGGCCAGGCGCACGGCTTCGTCGTCACCTCGCCGTCGGCCCGCTTCCTCACCCTGCACACCCCCGGTGGGTTCGACCGCTTCGTCGCCGAGGTCGGGCTGCCGCTCGACGCCCCGGCCGGCGGCCCGCCGGACCCGGCCGAGCTGACCCGGATCGCGGCCGGCCACGGGATCCAGATCGTCGGGCCCCCGCTGCTCCCGTGA
- a CDS encoding LysR family transcriptional regulator has protein sequence MLPAEPVTPATRQDPDVDPRLLRAFLAVAEEGHFGRAAARLRLAQPALSRQVQQLERSLGVELFTRGPAGVELTDVGRVVRPEAARALAQNQRLVRTARAHAGAPGPALTVAAPMPAPPGGLLAAAIRLFRADHGDLALAVVELDDDEQATALAEGRVDVALTWERPVRPGLTAERLLTEPTVALLPPGHPLAGAASFPVGAFTDGPLLFPVAERSHCWAQLETLAGGAGVRLDPIPTAPSAVTDLVAAGLGISAVPGSFSSSGRSDVAFVPVPGLVGEMSVLWRDEESDVLVLDFLDACRAAAREQVAGRAR, from the coding sequence ATGCTGCCGGCCGAGCCCGTGACGCCGGCGACGCGGCAGGACCCCGACGTCGACCCCCGCCTGCTGCGCGCCTTCCTGGCCGTCGCCGAGGAGGGCCACTTCGGCCGCGCCGCCGCCCGGCTCCGGCTCGCCCAGCCCGCGCTGAGCCGGCAGGTGCAGCAGCTGGAGCGGTCGCTGGGCGTGGAGCTGTTCACCCGGGGTCCGGCCGGGGTCGAGCTGACCGACGTCGGTCGCGTCGTGCGGCCGGAGGCCGCCCGGGCGCTGGCGCAGAACCAGCGGCTGGTGCGCACGGCGCGGGCCCACGCGGGGGCGCCGGGTCCGGCGCTCACCGTCGCCGCCCCCATGCCCGCACCGCCGGGCGGGCTGCTGGCGGCGGCGATCCGGCTCTTCCGTGCCGACCACGGCGACCTCGCGCTGGCGGTGGTGGAGCTCGACGACGACGAGCAGGCCACCGCGCTCGCCGAGGGCCGCGTCGACGTCGCGCTGACCTGGGAGCGCCCGGTCCGGCCGGGGCTCACCGCCGAGCGGCTGCTGACCGAGCCGACGGTGGCGCTGCTGCCACCGGGGCACCCGCTGGCGGGGGCGGCGTCCTTCCCGGTCGGGGCGTTCACCGACGGCCCGCTGCTGTTCCCGGTGGCGGAGCGCAGCCACTGCTGGGCGCAGCTGGAGACCCTCGCCGGCGGTGCCGGGGTGCGGCTGGACCCGATCCCGACGGCACCGTCGGCGGTGACCGACCTGGTCGCCGCCGGGCTGGGCATCTCCGCCGTCCCGGGCTCCTTCAGCTCCTCGGGCCGCTCGGACGTGGCGTTCGTCCCGGTGCCCGGGCTGGTCGGGGAGATGTCGGTGCTCTGGCGGGACGAGGAGTCCGACGTCCTGGTGCTGGACTTCCTCGACGCCTGCCGCGCCGCGGCGCGGGAACAGGTGGCCGGCCGGGCCCGGTGA
- a CDS encoding GNAT family N-acetyltransferase, producing the protein MHLQTTTDRAAHAWRGAMALAARYAVAGRTLEGAHDTTLYVTGAPAAALNAVVSTATEPDVAEVERLVAAQDWTGTPWSIVVRGTPGDELAAVARRHGLVHGHRMDFQLIDLSAPADVPPAPPGLVVRTVDGTEATQYAELVAAGFGTTPEVFTPVATAAALDSPQVTVHVAEERGGPCGTAKTVVVDGCAVLVNVATLPTHRGRGVGRAVTVAALQHAASAGARVACLHPSPEGAALYASLGAVTAESWTFLRSR; encoded by the coding sequence GTGCACCTGCAGACGACCACCGACCGCGCCGCACACGCGTGGCGGGGGGCGATGGCCCTGGCCGCCCGGTACGCCGTCGCCGGCCGGACCCTGGAGGGCGCGCACGACACCACGCTGTACGTCACCGGCGCACCGGCGGCCGCCCTCAACGCGGTGGTGAGCACCGCCACCGAGCCGGACGTCGCCGAGGTCGAGCGGCTCGTCGCGGCCCAGGACTGGACGGGGACGCCGTGGAGCATCGTCGTGCGCGGGACCCCCGGCGACGAGCTGGCCGCGGTGGCCCGGCGGCACGGGCTGGTCCACGGCCACCGCATGGACTTCCAGCTGATCGACCTGTCCGCCCCCGCGGACGTCCCGCCGGCCCCGCCGGGCCTGGTCGTGCGCACGGTGGACGGCACGGAGGCGACGCAGTACGCCGAGCTGGTCGCTGCCGGCTTCGGCACGACACCGGAGGTCTTCACGCCGGTGGCGACCGCCGCCGCCCTGGACTCCCCGCAGGTCACCGTGCACGTGGCCGAGGAGCGCGGTGGGCCCTGCGGCACGGCGAAGACCGTCGTGGTCGACGGGTGCGCCGTCCTGGTGAACGTCGCGACCCTGCCCACCCACCGCGGCCGTGGTGTCGGCCGGGCCGTGACGGTCGCCGCACTGCAGCACGCGGCGTCCGCCGGGGCGCGCGTGGCGTGCCTGCACCCCTCGCCCGAGGGCGCCGCCCTGTACGCCTCGCTGGGCGCGGTCACCGCGGAGAGCTGGACGTTCCTCCGCTCGCGCTGA